A genomic stretch from Malus domestica chromosome 15, GDT2T_hap1 includes:
- the LOC103450393 gene encoding 5'-3' exoribonuclease 3 isoform X1: MGVPAFYRWLAEKYPLVIVDVVEEEPVVIDDVSIPVDTSKPNPNGLEYDNLYLDMNGIIHPCFHPEDRPSPSTFDEVFQCMFDYIDRLFVMVRPRKLLYMAIDGVAPRAKMNQQRSRRFRAAKDASDAAAEEERLREEFEMEGRKLPPKQQSQVVDSNVITPGTQFMAVLSVALQYYIHLRLNNDPGWKNVKVILSDANVPGEGEHKIMSYVRLQRNLPGYDPNTRHCLYGLDADLIMLALATHEVHFSILREVVFTPGQQDKCFICGQVGHLAANCEGKAKRKAGEFDEKADAEAIPKKPYQFLNIWTLREYLEYEMRIPNTQFEIDFECIVDDFIFMCFFVGNDFLPHMPTLEIREGAINLLLAVYKKEFKSLGGYLTDGSKPNLSRVEHFIQAVGSYEDKIFQKRARLHQRQADRIKREKGQLRRGDDAAPQVQPDSLVPVSRFQGSRLASGHTASPYQQSGKSSDQGNPRKVARLSSEMSTVGAAIVEAEDSLELDEHGNKEDMKAKLKEILREKSDAFNSGNPNVDKVKLGEPGWKDRYYEEKFSAKTPEERDAIRKDVVLRYTEGLCWVMHYYYEGVCSWQWFYPYHYAPFASDLKDLGQLNISFDLGSPFKPFNQLLGVFPAASSHALPEQYRKLMTDPNSPLIDFYPIDFEVDMNGKRYAWQGIAKLPFIDEDRLLCEVEKLEHTLTEEETRRNSVMFEMLFVTSSHPLSVSIYSLDDRCKQLTDKERVEVKEQIDPKYRDACSEGMNGYLSPCTGEPCPPVFRSPVESMEDIVDNQVICAIYRLPDVHKHITRPPAGVIFPKKTVTVGDLKPLPPLWHEDTGRKPWHEDSGRKPYENSSSRQNPGAISGRQLGESAHRLVVNSLQANGYGNQMHSHRPSYAEPQYYPAHPSYANNRGYDQGHNRMPPPRAIHHPQHQHRASNISTFPSHGDRGYNVPLSSAAGHRFQNRSRTQHHERNSGHVYYESGNHQNDGPIYPERPILQTPPGVSAAPYPGGYNNYQSYQPSGTPSHHGIDGRVPPVSHNPGRGHSRPQQSRNQYSGLDRRGNRRPPPPQAGYGHK, encoded by the exons ATGGGAGTTCCGGCGTTCTACCGGTGGTTGGCGGAGAAGTACCCGCTTGTGATTGTCGACGTCGTGGAAGAAGAGCCCGTCGTGATAGATGACGTATCGATTCCGGTCGACACCAGTAAACCAAACCCTAATGGGTTGGAATACGATAATCTGTATCTCGACATGAACGGGATTATTCACCCCTGTTTCCACCCAGAAGATAGG CCTTCTCCCTCGACATTCGACGAGGTATTCCAGTGCATGTTTGATTATATTGACAGACTGTTTGTGATGGTTCGGCCTCGAAAGCTATTGTACATGGCTATTG ATGGTGTTGCCCCCAGGGCAAAAATGAATCAACAGCGGTCTCGGCGATTTAGAGCTGCGAAAGATGCATCAGACGCG GCAGCTGAAGAAGAAAGGCTGCGTGAGGAGTTTGAAATGGAGGGGAGAAAACTTCCTCCAAAACAGCAGTCGCAAGTTGTTGATTCCAATGTCATCACTCCTGGAACTCAATTTATGGCTGTTTTGTCAGTAGCATTGCAGTATTACATTCATCTCAGATTAAACAACGACCCAGGATGGAAAAATGTCAAG GTTATTCTTTCCGATGCAAATGTTCCAGGTGAAGGTGAACACAAAATTATGTCTTATGTTCGTCTTCAAAGAAATCTTCCTGGTTATGATCCAAATACACGCCATTGTCTCTATGGTTTG GATGCTGATTTGATTATGCTTGCTTTGGCTACCCATGAAGTTCATTTTTCAATTCTTCGAGAG GTTGTATTCACCCCCGGACAGCAAGACAAATGCTTCATATGTGGTCAGGTGGGTCATTTAGCAGCAAATTGTGAAGGTAAGGCGAAACGGAAGGCTGGAGAGTTTGATGAGAAAGCTGATGCTGAGGCCATTCCCAAGAAGCCGTACCAG TTTCTTAACATCTGGACTCTTAGAGAATATTTGGAATATGAGATGAGAATTCCCAATACCCAATTCGAGATTGATTTTGAGTGCATTGTGGATGATTTCATATTCATGTGTTTCTTTGTTGGCAACGATTTCTTACCACACATGCCCACACTGGAAATTCGTGAg GGTGCAATCAATTTGCTTTTGGCTGTATACAAGAAAGAATTTAAGTCATTGGGTGGATACCTGACTGATGGAAGCAAG ccAAATTTGAGTCGGGTAGAGCATTTCATCCAAGCAGTTGGATCTTATGAAGATAAAATATTTCAGAAAAGAGCTCGATTGCATCAG CGTCAGGCAGACAGAATAAAGCGTGAAAAAGGGCAATTAAGAAGAGGAGATGATGCAGCGCCTCAAGTGCAACCAGATTCATTGGTTCCAGTTTCTCGGTTTCAGGGATCTCGTCTTGCTTCAGGTCATACAGCTTCACCCTATCAACAATCTGGAAAATCTAGTGATCAAGGAAATCCTCGAAAGGTTGCACGTTTGTCTTCAGAGATGTCAACTGTCGGTGCTGCTATTGTTGAAGCTGAGGACAGTCTTGAACTAGAT gAACATGGAAACAAAGAAGACATGAAAGCAAAGCTGAAGGAGATTCTTCGTGAGAAATCTGATGCTTTTAACTCTGGAAATCCCAACGTAGACAAG GTTAAATTGGGAGAACCTGGATGGAAAGATAGGTATTATGAAGAGAAGTTTTCTGCAAAAACTCCTGAAGAACGTGATGCAATTCGAAAAGATGTT GTTTTGCGATACACTGAAGGTCTGTGTTGGGTGATGCACTATTATTATGAAGGTGTTTGCTCGTGGCAGTG gttTTACCCCTATCACTATGCACCCTTTGCTTCTGATCTGAAGGACCTTGGTCAGCTAAATATAAGTTTCGATTTGGGCTCTCCTTTTAAACCGTTCAATCAGCTATTGGGAGTTTTTCCTGCTGCAAG CTCCCATGCTCTTCCTGAGCAGTACAGGAAGTTGATGACTGATCCAAATTCACCTCTGATTGATTTTTACCCTATTG ACTTTGAAGTGGATATGAATGGGAAGCGGTATGCATGGCAG GGTATTGCAAAGCTGCCTTTTATTGATGAAGACCGCCTTCTATGTGAGGTTGAAAAACTCGAACATACATTGACG GAGGAGGAGACAAGGAGAAATAGTGTGATGTTCGAGATGCTTTTTGTGACATCGTCTCATCCTCTATCTGTAAGCATATATTCTCTGGACGATCGATGCAAGCAGTTGACAGACAAAGAACGAGTTGAAGTTAAGGAGCAGATTGATCCCAAGTACAG GGATGCATGCAGTGAAGGGATGAACGGTTATTTGTCTCCATGTACTGGAGAGCCTTGCCCTCCGGTTTTCCGGTCTCCTGTTGAAAGCATGGAGGATATTGTGGACAACCAAGTAAT ATGTGCGATATACAGACTACCTGATGTACATAAGCATATAACTCGACCACCGGCAGGTGTTATATTCCCGAAGAAG ACTGTTACAGTCGGGGATCTGAAGCCATTACCTCCTTTATGGCATGAAGACACCGGGCGAAAGCCTTGGCATGAAGATTCTGGGCGGAAGCCATATGAAAATTCGAG TTCCAGGCAGAACCCAGGAGCTATTTCTGGAAGACAGCTCGGGGAATCGGCACATCGCCTTGTTGTTAATAGCTTACAGGCTAATGGGTATGGCAATCAGATGCATTCCCATCGACCATCTTATGCCGAGCCTCAGTATTATCCAGCACACCCTTCCTATGCAAATAACAGAGGCTATGATCAGGGACACAATAGAATGCCACCACCTAGGGCAATCCACCATCCTCAACATCAACACCGAGCTTCGAATATTAGTACATTCCCAAGTCACGGTGACCGTGGGTATAATGTACCGCTTTCTTCGGCAGCTGGCCATCGCTTTCAGAACAGGTCTCGTACCCAGCACCACGAAAGGAATTCTGGGCATGTATACTACGAATCAGGAAATCACCAGAACGATGGGCCAATCTACCCTGAGAGACCAATTCTACAAACTCCACCGGGGGTCAGTGCTGCTCCTTATCCAGGTGGCTATAACAACTATCAGAGTTACCAACCATCTGGAACGCCTAGCCATCATGGTATTGATGGCCGGGTTCCACCGGTCAGCCATAACCCGGGCAGAGGTCATAGCCGTCCTCAACAATCCAGAAACCAATACTCTGGATTGGACAGAAGAGGAAATAGGAGACCACCTCCACCCCAGGCTGGGTATGGCCACAAGTAG
- the LOC103450393 gene encoding 5'-3' exoribonuclease 3 isoform X2: MGVPAFYRWLAEKYPLVIVDVVEEEPVVIDDVSIPVDTSKPNPNGLEYDNLYLDMNGIIHPCFHPEDRPSPSTFDEVFQCMFDYIDRLFVMVRPRKLLYMAIDGVAPRAKMNQQRSRRFRAAKDASDAAAEEERLREEFEMEGRKLPPKQQSQVVDSNVITPGTQFMAVLSVALQYYIHLRLNNDPGWKNVKVILSDANVPGEGEHKIMSYVRLQRNLPGYDPNTRHCLYGLDADLIMLALATHEVHFSILREVVFTPGQQDKCFICGQVGHLAANCEGKAKRKAGEFDEKADAEAIPKKPYQFLNIWTLREYLEYEMRIPNTQFEIDFECIVDDFIFMCFFVGNDFLPHMPTLEIREGAINLLLAVYKKEFKSLGGYLTDGSKPNLSRVEHFIQAVGSYEDKIFQKRARLHQRQADRIKREKGQLRRGDDAAPQVQPDSLVPVSRFQGSRLASGHTASPYQQSGKSSDQGNPRKVARLSSEMSTVGAAIVEAEDSLELDEHGNKEDMKAKLKEILREKSDAFNSGNPNVDKVKLGEPGWKDRYYEEKFSAKTPEERDAIRKDVVLRYTEGLCWVMHYYYEGVCSWQWFYPYHYAPFASDLKDLGQLNISFDLGSPFKPFNQLLGVFPAASSHALPEQYRKLMTDPNSPLIDFYPIDFEVDMNGKRYAWQGIAKLPFIDEDRLLCEVEKLEHTLTEEETRRNSVMFEMLFVTSSHPLSVSIYSLDDRCKQLTDKERVEVKEQIDPKYSEGMNGYLSPCTGEPCPPVFRSPVESMEDIVDNQVICAIYRLPDVHKHITRPPAGVIFPKKTVTVGDLKPLPPLWHEDTGRKPWHEDSGRKPYENSSSRQNPGAISGRQLGESAHRLVVNSLQANGYGNQMHSHRPSYAEPQYYPAHPSYANNRGYDQGHNRMPPPRAIHHPQHQHRASNISTFPSHGDRGYNVPLSSAAGHRFQNRSRTQHHERNSGHVYYESGNHQNDGPIYPERPILQTPPGVSAAPYPGGYNNYQSYQPSGTPSHHGIDGRVPPVSHNPGRGHSRPQQSRNQYSGLDRRGNRRPPPPQAGYGHK; this comes from the exons ATGGGAGTTCCGGCGTTCTACCGGTGGTTGGCGGAGAAGTACCCGCTTGTGATTGTCGACGTCGTGGAAGAAGAGCCCGTCGTGATAGATGACGTATCGATTCCGGTCGACACCAGTAAACCAAACCCTAATGGGTTGGAATACGATAATCTGTATCTCGACATGAACGGGATTATTCACCCCTGTTTCCACCCAGAAGATAGG CCTTCTCCCTCGACATTCGACGAGGTATTCCAGTGCATGTTTGATTATATTGACAGACTGTTTGTGATGGTTCGGCCTCGAAAGCTATTGTACATGGCTATTG ATGGTGTTGCCCCCAGGGCAAAAATGAATCAACAGCGGTCTCGGCGATTTAGAGCTGCGAAAGATGCATCAGACGCG GCAGCTGAAGAAGAAAGGCTGCGTGAGGAGTTTGAAATGGAGGGGAGAAAACTTCCTCCAAAACAGCAGTCGCAAGTTGTTGATTCCAATGTCATCACTCCTGGAACTCAATTTATGGCTGTTTTGTCAGTAGCATTGCAGTATTACATTCATCTCAGATTAAACAACGACCCAGGATGGAAAAATGTCAAG GTTATTCTTTCCGATGCAAATGTTCCAGGTGAAGGTGAACACAAAATTATGTCTTATGTTCGTCTTCAAAGAAATCTTCCTGGTTATGATCCAAATACACGCCATTGTCTCTATGGTTTG GATGCTGATTTGATTATGCTTGCTTTGGCTACCCATGAAGTTCATTTTTCAATTCTTCGAGAG GTTGTATTCACCCCCGGACAGCAAGACAAATGCTTCATATGTGGTCAGGTGGGTCATTTAGCAGCAAATTGTGAAGGTAAGGCGAAACGGAAGGCTGGAGAGTTTGATGAGAAAGCTGATGCTGAGGCCATTCCCAAGAAGCCGTACCAG TTTCTTAACATCTGGACTCTTAGAGAATATTTGGAATATGAGATGAGAATTCCCAATACCCAATTCGAGATTGATTTTGAGTGCATTGTGGATGATTTCATATTCATGTGTTTCTTTGTTGGCAACGATTTCTTACCACACATGCCCACACTGGAAATTCGTGAg GGTGCAATCAATTTGCTTTTGGCTGTATACAAGAAAGAATTTAAGTCATTGGGTGGATACCTGACTGATGGAAGCAAG ccAAATTTGAGTCGGGTAGAGCATTTCATCCAAGCAGTTGGATCTTATGAAGATAAAATATTTCAGAAAAGAGCTCGATTGCATCAG CGTCAGGCAGACAGAATAAAGCGTGAAAAAGGGCAATTAAGAAGAGGAGATGATGCAGCGCCTCAAGTGCAACCAGATTCATTGGTTCCAGTTTCTCGGTTTCAGGGATCTCGTCTTGCTTCAGGTCATACAGCTTCACCCTATCAACAATCTGGAAAATCTAGTGATCAAGGAAATCCTCGAAAGGTTGCACGTTTGTCTTCAGAGATGTCAACTGTCGGTGCTGCTATTGTTGAAGCTGAGGACAGTCTTGAACTAGAT gAACATGGAAACAAAGAAGACATGAAAGCAAAGCTGAAGGAGATTCTTCGTGAGAAATCTGATGCTTTTAACTCTGGAAATCCCAACGTAGACAAG GTTAAATTGGGAGAACCTGGATGGAAAGATAGGTATTATGAAGAGAAGTTTTCTGCAAAAACTCCTGAAGAACGTGATGCAATTCGAAAAGATGTT GTTTTGCGATACACTGAAGGTCTGTGTTGGGTGATGCACTATTATTATGAAGGTGTTTGCTCGTGGCAGTG gttTTACCCCTATCACTATGCACCCTTTGCTTCTGATCTGAAGGACCTTGGTCAGCTAAATATAAGTTTCGATTTGGGCTCTCCTTTTAAACCGTTCAATCAGCTATTGGGAGTTTTTCCTGCTGCAAG CTCCCATGCTCTTCCTGAGCAGTACAGGAAGTTGATGACTGATCCAAATTCACCTCTGATTGATTTTTACCCTATTG ACTTTGAAGTGGATATGAATGGGAAGCGGTATGCATGGCAG GGTATTGCAAAGCTGCCTTTTATTGATGAAGACCGCCTTCTATGTGAGGTTGAAAAACTCGAACATACATTGACG GAGGAGGAGACAAGGAGAAATAGTGTGATGTTCGAGATGCTTTTTGTGACATCGTCTCATCCTCTATCTGTAAGCATATATTCTCTGGACGATCGATGCAAGCAGTTGACAGACAAAGAACGAGTTGAAGTTAAGGAGCAGATTGATCCCAAGTACAG TGAAGGGATGAACGGTTATTTGTCTCCATGTACTGGAGAGCCTTGCCCTCCGGTTTTCCGGTCTCCTGTTGAAAGCATGGAGGATATTGTGGACAACCAAGTAAT ATGTGCGATATACAGACTACCTGATGTACATAAGCATATAACTCGACCACCGGCAGGTGTTATATTCCCGAAGAAG ACTGTTACAGTCGGGGATCTGAAGCCATTACCTCCTTTATGGCATGAAGACACCGGGCGAAAGCCTTGGCATGAAGATTCTGGGCGGAAGCCATATGAAAATTCGAG TTCCAGGCAGAACCCAGGAGCTATTTCTGGAAGACAGCTCGGGGAATCGGCACATCGCCTTGTTGTTAATAGCTTACAGGCTAATGGGTATGGCAATCAGATGCATTCCCATCGACCATCTTATGCCGAGCCTCAGTATTATCCAGCACACCCTTCCTATGCAAATAACAGAGGCTATGATCAGGGACACAATAGAATGCCACCACCTAGGGCAATCCACCATCCTCAACATCAACACCGAGCTTCGAATATTAGTACATTCCCAAGTCACGGTGACCGTGGGTATAATGTACCGCTTTCTTCGGCAGCTGGCCATCGCTTTCAGAACAGGTCTCGTACCCAGCACCACGAAAGGAATTCTGGGCATGTATACTACGAATCAGGAAATCACCAGAACGATGGGCCAATCTACCCTGAGAGACCAATTCTACAAACTCCACCGGGGGTCAGTGCTGCTCCTTATCCAGGTGGCTATAACAACTATCAGAGTTACCAACCATCTGGAACGCCTAGCCATCATGGTATTGATGGCCGGGTTCCACCGGTCAGCCATAACCCGGGCAGAGGTCATAGCCGTCCTCAACAATCCAGAAACCAATACTCTGGATTGGACAGAAGAGGAAATAGGAGACCACCTCCACCCCAGGCTGGGTATGGCCACAAGTAG
- the LOC103450392 gene encoding ATP sulfurylase 2: MSLTIKLHDCHLNLLNNNHLGISKPKTKVPNLKLKFRTKPIYHSDPLLSVVYNSTMHASSARPPQSAVIKSSLIDPDGGALVDLVVPESQRAAKALEAEALPKVRLTKIDLEWVHVISEGWASPLRGFMREDQYLQSLHFNSLRIEDGSFVNMSLPIVLAIDDETKERIGSSNNVGLVGPGGDLVGVLSSIEIYKHNKEERIARTWGSTAPGLPYVEEVITPAGNWLIGGDLEVLDRVKYNDGLDHYRLSPRQLRKEFDRRQADAVFAFQLRNPVHNGHALLMNDTRRRLLDMGYKNPILLLHPLGGFTKPDDVPLDVRMEQHSKVLEDGVLDPETTIVGIFPSPMHYAGPTEVQWHAKARINAGANFYIVGRDPAGMGHPTENRDLYDPDHGKKVLSMAPGLEKLNILPFRVAAYDTVEKKMAFFDPSRAKDFLFISGTKMRAYAKSGENPPDGFMCPSGWKVLVNYYKSLQTEEASQQQAVLST; this comes from the exons ATGTCTCTCACCATTAAACTCCACGACTGCCATCTCAATCTCCTCAACAACAACCACCTCGGCATctccaaacccaaaaccaaagtCCCAAACCTCAAGCTCAAATTCCGAACCAAACCCATCTACCACTCCGACCCCTTACTCTCCGTCGTGTACAACTCCACAATGCACGCCTCCTCCGCTCGCCCGCCTCAATCCGCTGTCATCAAGAGCTCCCTCATCGACCCCGACGGCGGGGCCCTGGTCGATCTCGTGGTGCCGGAGAGCCAGAGAGCTGCTAAGGCTCTGGAGGCGGAGGCGCTGCCCAAGGTGCGGCTGACAAAGATTGATCTCGAGTGGGTCCACGTCATCAGCGAGGGGTGGGCCAGCCCGCTGCGGGGATTTATGAGAGAAGACCAGTACTTGCAGAGCTTGCATTTCAATTCGCTGCGGATCGAAGACGGGTCGTTTGTTAACATGTCGCTGCCCATTGTGTTGGCGATTGACGACGAGACTAAGGAGAGAATCGGGTCCTCGAATAATGTCGGGCTGGTCGGCCCGGGTGGAGATTTGGTTGGTGTATTAAGCAG CATTGAGATTTACAAGCATAACAAAGAAGAAAGGATTGCTAGGACTTGGGGGTCAACAGCCCCGGGGTTGCCATACGTTGAGGAGGTGATCACTCCGGCTGGAAACTGGCTTATTGGCGGAGATTTGGAAGTACTAGACCGTGTCAAATATAATGACGGGCTTGATCACTACAGGCTCTCTCCTCGACAGCTCCGGAAAGAATTTGACAGGCGTCAAGCTGACGCAGTTTTTGCTTTTCAGTTGAGAAATCCCGTACATAATGGCCATGCTTTGTTGATGAACGACACACGCAGGCGACTCTTGGACATGGGATACAAGAATCCAATTTTGTTGCTTCATCCTTTGGGAGGTTTCACAAAGCCTGACGATGTGCCATTGGATGTTCGGATGGAGCAACATAGCAAG GTCCTAGAAGATGGAGTTCTTGACCCTGAAACTACTATTGTGGGTATATTCCCATCACCTATGCACTACGCAGGTCCAACTGAAGTACAGTGGCATGCCAAAGCTCGGATAAATGCAGGAGCAAATTTCTACATTGTGGGCCGTGATCCTGCTGGTATGGGACACCCCACAGAGAATAGGGATTTATATGACCCTGATCATGGGAAAAAGGTGTTAAGCATGGCTCCCGGGCTCGAAAAGCTCAATATTTTGCCTTTCAGG GTGGCAGCTTATGACACTGTGGAAAAGAAGATGGCATTTTTTGATCCTTCACGCGCTAAAGATTTCCTCTTCATCTCTGGAACCAAG ATGCGTGCTTATGCAAAGAGCGGCGAAAACCCTCCTGATGGTTTTATGTGTCCCTCGGGATGGAAGGTTCTCGTCAACTATTACAAGAGCTTGCAAACAGAAGAGGCATCACAGCAACAAGCTGTGTTATCTACTTAG
- the LOC103450391 gene encoding protein SMALL AUXIN UP-REGULATED RNA 51 — protein sequence MAIRKSNRLPQTAVLKQILKRCSSLGKKQQHYDEQGLPLDVPKGHFVVYVGENRSRYIVPISFLTRPEFQSLLHQAEEEFGFDHDMGLTIPCEEVVFQTLTSMLR from the coding sequence ATGGCCATCAGAAAATCAAACCGGCTTCCGCAAACAGCCGTTCTGAAGCAGATTCTCAAGAGGTGCTCCAGCTTGGGAAAAAAGCAGCAACACTACGACGAACAGGGCCTCCCTCTCGATGTCCCAAAAGGTCATTTCGTCGTCTATGTCGGAGAAAACAGAAGCAGATACATCGTACCGATCTCCTTCCTGACCCGGCCCGAGTTCCAGAGCCTGCTCCATCAAGCAGAGGAAGAATTCGGCTTCGATCACGACATGGGTCTCACGATTCCTTGCGAAGAAGTCGTTTTTCAGACATTAACTTCCATGCTGCGGTGA